The genomic region TTTCAGTAGAAATCCAGAACGTTCTGAAGCTGATGTTCAGAGTCGTTGGGTTTAATTTGGTTAATTATCGTGTTGATGCGTTTACACTGGTCATGTGAGAGGATGGTGAGTCCGAACCTGCTGTGTTTCAGCGTGGAGGTGTAGGCGCATTCCCTCGCCACCTGCCGAGCCAGAGAGAAAAGCTCCACCCGTCGCAGTAACAGCGCATTGTCGCGTATGCAGAACTGCGCCGCCGCTTCGTTGATGATCATCTGAACAGGAAAGAGTCGAACAGTGATGCGTAAATATTAGCTAGAGCATTTAGTTCACTATAGTACACAAATGATCCAGATCCTACGTTCACATTAGACCATCAGGAAATCTGAACTCTTTCTGTCCACTGAAGGGTTTCAACAGCTGTCATGTGGTacaattctttattatttttcagtttctaTTCACAGAAAAGCTGCATTTTATTCAGAGTTaagctttttaattaaaagtaatcaaataaATACAGACAGGATTATAAAACactatataaatacagaattATAGAATTACTGTTCGTTTATTAAGCATTCAAGAGAAGAATTTTTGGTTTTCTATATTGGCTAAAATATTGCTATGACTACAATTAAGTTAAAAAATTGAAGttatatgaatatgcaaattgtaACCGCCCCAATTTcagcttcatttgcatattaggatctgattggctgttatATTTTATGACGTAAAAACAGGGGTTCAGCTCAGTGTAGTGACAATTTGTGACTTATTAATGCTAGCATATTAATGCTAGCTGACTTATTAATGCTAACTTATTAATGCTTTTAAAAGCAGCTCTTTGAAGCTGACCGTCATCATCAAGCTCTTCTGTGATTTTTGAAGCACCAAGTGACATATTTACAGCAGcagactaaaaataaaatgtccacAGTACCCTCTTCTTCCCCAGAGACGTGTTTGGTGTCTGaagcaaaattaaaaaaaaaaaaaaaaaaaaatcagctccGCCTTCAGACTTTAGGCCACGCCTGTTACCTGAGTCTGCTGTGCTGATGAACAAAAGTGTTTCCAAAATAAAAAGACATAAGACATGATTTTATAGGAAGATTGTGACATAACCCAGGTCAGCATTCCACAAACACGTCCAGAGAGGAGACTGAGGAGATCACTACACACAGTGCTACACTGGAGGCTGTTAGCAAACCTAAGCAGGATCTTACCTCATGGTGCGTAAGCTGCTTGCCCTCCCTCCTCTTGGAGTCAAATCGGCCGTAGATGAGGCTGTACTTGCGGATCTCCTCCTCTTTGCTCTTGTCGTGTGGCTCCATGTTGAAAATGTGACCCACCGTCTTGGCCATCTTCTTATTCAGCCTCAGGAGACTCTTCACCTCGGCCGGGTCTGTGTGCGGCACCGTCCTGAACAAACGCTCCACACTTTCCCCTACCGCCTTCACCGTATCTGCGTCCAGCTGTCCTCCGGGCCAAGGGGAAGTGGACGAGGAGGAAGATGTGGGCGGTGTCGAGGGACCTATGTTCCGGGAGTGGACCAAAAGAGGCAAAGGAGGACTGGGTTGGTCTTCCTCTGCTCCGACGTTCCCGTCTAATTCCGGACTGAGCCAGTGAGGCTCCATAGGGGACAGTTTGTCCCTGTAAAGATGATGATCTGGAGGAAGCGGCGATGCCTGGGAGCACGGGCTCCTCGGACTGCCGTTATCTCGGAGCGGAGTCAGACAAGCTCCCTGATCCTCCCTGTCGCACGGGGACGCTGGCTGGCCGTTACTTAACTTCCTGGAGCCCACAATGCTGTCGATTTTAAAAAGCGGGATTCCTCCCATGGCCGAGGTCAGGGGTTGGTTGAAGACGGCGGGATTAGCGGCCCAGTCGCGCAGGGCTTTCTGCAAGCGCCGCACGTGCAGGGGCTTTGTAGCCATCCCGACCAGAGCCATGATCTCCAGGAATTCCTCTTCTCCAGCTTCACACAACTGCTGCACATCGTCGCCGCCCTGCTGGATGAAGGTGTCGTAGTACATGAGCAGGTTTGCCCTCTGCAGCACACGGTATAGCTGCAGCTCGCCCAGCGTCCGCGGCACCGACATCCTCCTGCTGctctactacagctacacaaGCGTCAGAATCAAACAATTCAGAATTAGCATCAGTGTTTCAATAGTGATCTATTCTGGGAAAGAATTTGGCAGGGATTACATTGATGTTTATGCTAATAATGTCATAATTTGGGGTCACACAAATCGGGGACATTTATGATATTTATGAATATTCTCAGCAACACAGTAAAACAGGCAACATATTTTGGCCAAAAACAGGCAGTGATGATGGGAAGCTGTTTTTGGCTGGGGGTGGAGCTTATTTTAgggccagaaaaaaaatgtagccTACAGAAATCCACTGCAcaacatatttttaatatttttatttatttatttatttatttatttttgttatgatAAAATAGAGCAAGAAAACTTAAAAAAGCTCCACATTTTATTCCAAACTGTTTTAATTGCTGGTAAGTGAAAGTGATGCTGTTATTATCTGTAGTCAACCCACAGCCCCGCCCACTCCAGCCACCTTATGGCTTTAAccttaaatgtttattaattctGGTATGAGTGGGCTCGGCTAAAGTGCATACGTGGGGTCATGACTGTTAATCTGTGGTTATTAGGAAAGTACAGTTAACCTGGAATCCTAAAATTAGTCCTAAAGTTtaaatactgaaaaataaattgttttactgtcacaaaataaataagtgatggaACCAAATGCTAAAGTACAAATAATAACCAGGATCTTCACTGGActggagtttatttattttgtattgaacatcatctttatcttttatcttcatctttttttaGATGATTTTCTACAAAAATACGTCACATACACAGCTAACAGCAgacaaaaagaagaacaaaacacaATCACCTTCCCCCATTTACACGTACAGTACACAACAACCCACACGCCCACATGACGTACTTATCTCCTTCTCACTGGTTTCTACATTTCTGAGAAAAAATCCTGTCACTTTGGGAGTCAGAATTTTGGAGTTCATTCAACTTTAACCTCGAATAAAGCTGTAAAATTCATCACTTTCCGGTCTCTATAACACTTTCACCAAGGGCGCATTCATGAAACGTGTGACTTGTGTCTTTGGAGAGCCGTTCTTCAGAAGGCAGAAACGCAGGGAACGAGAGttaagattatatatatacatagatatatatatCGTCTTTAATCATGGATGTTTCACTGATTCACTTCTTCAGTGCAGGAATAACTCTTGCTTGAAGTGAGCTGCTCTTACGCCTAGTTTCTGATGCCAGCAATCATATTATCACTGCTTAGAATAAAGATTTTAGAGTTAGGGTACTGATGTATACACAGATTACTGATTTGATTCTTTCAAACTGTCAGTTTTGAGACGTTTCATTCACTCCCCTGGGCTGCgtccataaataataatacatgggAAATATTACATTTAGTCCAAATGTGAAGTGTACAGTGAAGAGGCTGTGTGACTTTTCTGATCCGAGTACAGCTGTTGTTATATTATAATCTAGTAGTATAAGTGTTATAGCATCATATGTTATGCATgcctgggttagggttaggcttAGCAGGAGGGTCTTCCTTTAAATACAAGCAAAGCAGATTGAAGCTTCAGAGGTTATAGGTGCATACTTCATGAGAAAAGCATGACTGAGTTTTCATTTctaactgaatgtgtgtgtgtatatataaaaatatatatatatatatatatatatatatatatatatatatatatatatatatatatatgtatgtatatgtattacaTTTCTGTGTTGTCTGTTGCAAGCATGTTCTGTTTATACACACCACTGCTAATCACAATCCCTTTCTATGAAGATTACTGAATAAACCTGAGCTGACATTAATATGAGAGAAACtaataactgaaataaaaactacaatgcgaaaaacaaacataaaacagcTCTGTATGTATTTGCTCATTACTTAGACCTTATAAGGTATGTGAGAGGAAATTTGTGAAGAATGTTACCCTCTTTACACTTTAAAAGTATAGACATATTTGCTGGTTCTACATTTGTGTGGGGTTCAATAGAAACACAATCGATTCACCAAAGAGTCGTTCACGGGAATCGACTCGTTcgcaacaaacacacagcagtccccaaaaacccaaaaacagacTACACTGGGGTAAGATTAAGACGATTTAATTCAGAATGATAAGAAAACATCAACAAATACTGAAGCATATGCGGAATTGATTTACTTACCGCGTGGGATTCCGAAGGAACCGATTCAGGAATCGGAACAGGCAAAATACTGGGATTTCGAAACACGTTTCCTCGCCTCTTATTAGTTTCTTTCTCTAATGCCAGATTGTCAAGCCTTATCAGTAAGCGAGATTTGTTGCTTTGTTTACAGAATAAAACTGCGACACGTCATGTTTGCGTccaaacccccccaaaaaaacaaaaataaatcgcTTCGATACGAGCAGTCTGTGTTATTTCTCCTGAATAAACTGTACAAGAGCGCTACAGGATTCGAGCATATTTATAGAAATCCACTTTAAGGtaaacaatgaaaataaaaagtgctCGTCTCGGAGTGTCCAAGTCCCTGCCTGGCTGCTTTTTGCTGGCAGTATCTGGGTTGTTAATGAGAGTCTTTTTGCTGCTGGTGTGGGCGAGAGAAATGTGGGGGCGGACTGCGGCACGCCATCTGACCGAAAAAGAGCTTTCCTCTCCCGGCTAAAGGCGCCTCACAAccgggggagggagggagggagggagggaggggaggggaggggagggggctGGAGGAGTGGACCggggttctctctctctctttttatttattcaaattgaCATCTTTTTCATACGTGCAATATGAACCAAAACATGCCCAGTGATGCGAAATACAGTGTGAAATCCTAAAACCAGACACGTTTAGGTTCACGCGGAAGCGCTCGTTTACAATCCGCTCATTACTGTATGTGGGTTGAATATTCAATGCGCTCGCGGATGATAAAGAGCTGCAGCCGTTGCCATGGTGAGCAACGCCTCTGTGGGCGGGGCTAATCGAGTTCTTTCCGTCTGCGAAGATTCCACGCGTGACGCACGCTCGATTGGTGGGATTCCCCCGTGACGTCAATTGCAAGGCGCGCGCGCACTGAGGGGCTCTACACGGGGGGcctgataaaataataataataataataataataataaacactttgtTAAAAATCTACAGATCgcgacaataat from Hemibagrus wyckioides isolate EC202008001 linkage group LG21, SWU_Hwy_1.0, whole genome shotgun sequence harbors:
- the nab2 gene encoding NGFI-A-binding protein 2 isoform X1, producing the protein MSVPRTLGELQLYRVLQRANLLMYYDTFIQQGGDDVQQLCEAGEEEFLEIMALVGMATKPLHVRRLQKALRDWAANPAVFNQPLTSAMGGIPLFKIDSIVGSRKLSNGQPASPCDREDQGACLTPLRDNGSPRSPCSQASPLPPDHHLYRDKLSPMEPHWLSPELDGNVGAEEDQPSPPLPLLVHSRNIGPSTPPTSSSSSTSPWPGGQLDADTVKAVGESVERLFRTVPHTDPAEVKSLLRLNKKMAKTVGHIFNMEPHDKSKEEEIRKYSLIYGRFDSKRREGKQLTHHEMIINEAAAQFCIRDNALLLRRVELFSLARQVARECAYTSTLKHSRTNPEDCTNSFMDNSAPKRIKLEVTDSDGINPIRGSKSADAAIHSSLRSAADDDSLSGESLDSLSHDVGPHSLPSSSPRPLADTIGPVTWSRQLMQQTLMDEGLRLARMVSRDHMAKVSLGSEKRQTSEPEGRASDRRGLNASHQSSSPASTKDDP
- the nab2 gene encoding NGFI-A-binding protein 2 isoform X2; this encodes MSVPRTLGELQLYRVLQRANLLMYYDTFIQQGGDDVQQLCEAGEEEFLEIMALVGMATKPLHVRRLQKALRDWAANPAVFNQPLTSAMGGIPLFKIDSIVGSRKLSNGQPASPCDREDQGACLTPLRDNGSPRSPCSQASPLPPDHHLYRDKLSPMEPHWLSPELDGNVGAEEDQPSPPLPLLVHSRNIGPSTPPTSSSSSTSPWPGGQLDADTVKAVGESVERLFRTVPHTDPAEVKSLLRLNKKMAKTVGHIFNMEPHDKSKEEEIRKYSLIYGRFDSKRREGKQLTHHEMIINEAAAQFCIRDNALLLRRVELFSLARQVARECAYTSTLKHSRTNPEDCTNSFMDNSAPKRIKLEVTDSDGINPIRGSKSADAAIHSSLRSAADDDSLSGESLDSLSHEPEGRASDRRGLNASHQSSSPASTKDDP